GGCTCACCCGTTTGTGGGTTTCGGGCGATTCGGGCTTTTCGCTTGGACACCCGAAACGTACCGAACCCAGGGAACCGTACCCGGTCGCCCTTCTTGAGGGTCGCCGTGAGCAACCCGGTGACTTCTTCGACTACCCGTCCCCCTTCGGCTTTGCTCACTTTGAGCTTCTCGGCCAGCTTCGCCGCGAACTGTGCTTTCGTCATAGGTCCCTCCCGCTCCAGACTATGCCCGCGTCCTCGGGGGTAGTGTGTTCGGGGGAGGGGTCCTGTTTCCTTCTGCGAGCCGCGTGGAAACTGGGTTTTCGCAGGGTGCCGAGGTCAGGGATAGGCGCACGTTCGGTCGTATGTCGAGCGAACCTCTAAGAAGGCTGCAGGCACACGGCACCCAGTGCCGAGGACGACACGAGCGCGGCGTATTTCGCCAGGGCCCCGGTGCGGTATCGGGGCGGGAGTGGAG
This window of the bacterium genome carries:
- a CDS encoding HU family DNA-binding protein, with product MTKAQFAAKLAEKLKVSKAEGGRVVEEVTGLLTATLKKGDRVRFPGFGTFRVSKRKARIARNPQTGEPVRVPARTVPRFTAAKELKLAVK